In Synergistaceae bacterium, one DNA window encodes the following:
- a CDS encoding alanine--glyoxylate aminotransferase family protein — protein MEQYKIGLIPGPVKIPEKFRAAYNIDFASSDLESEFYELYADNQALTQKILHTDNNIIITSGEAMSILWAALKCTLKPGDKMLAISSGLFGEGFAEMAQTFGVNAQICAFDYDLIPDSERVREHVKKFRPKVITAIHCETPSGTLTKNLYEFGGIAHEFDALFIVDFVSSAGGAPLDVDSCKIDIGLLGSQKVLSLTPSLSISAISPRAWEVIERVNYSGYEAYLQWRNVPGEKFMPYTHDWHSMKALNLSLSEIITEGINNACKRHEESAKLCRDMAREIGLKLFPKSEDFCSPTVSAFYVPKKFTWPEFNYLLRKKGLAVGGNYGKLSGQVFRVGHMGSQANIELVKSGMNIIREVIK, from the coding sequence ATCGAACAGTATAAAATAGGACTCATTCCCGGCCCGGTTAAAATCCCCGAAAAATTTAGAGCTGCTTATAATATAGATTTTGCAAGTTCTGATTTAGAGAGCGAATTTTACGAGCTTTACGCAGATAATCAGGCCTTAACACAAAAAATTTTACACACTGATAATAATATTATTATCACTTCAGGCGAGGCCATGTCTATTTTATGGGCAGCACTTAAATGCACACTCAAGCCGGGCGATAAAATGCTTGCTATTTCTTCCGGATTATTCGGTGAAGGTTTTGCGGAAATGGCTCAAACTTTCGGAGTCAATGCTCAAATTTGCGCGTTTGATTATGATTTAATACCAGACAGCGAAAGAGTCCGCGAACATGTTAAAAAATTTCGTCCTAAAGTCATTACTGCTATACATTGCGAGACTCCTTCAGGGACTTTGACAAAAAATTTATATGAATTCGGCGGGATTGCCCATGAATTCGACGCGTTATTTATAGTGGATTTCGTATCAAGTGCAGGAGGTGCGCCCCTCGATGTTGACTCTTGCAAAATTGATATAGGCTTGTTAGGAAGTCAAAAAGTTTTGTCGCTGACTCCCTCGTTATCGATTTCGGCAATATCCCCGCGTGCATGGGAAGTTATAGAACGTGTAAATTATTCAGGCTATGAGGCTTATTTACAGTGGCGCAATGTTCCCGGAGAAAAATTTATGCCTTATACTCATGATTGGCACTCAATGAAAGCATTAAATTTATCGTTAAGTGAAATTATCACAGAAGGAATTAATAACGCTTGTAAACGTCATGAAGAATCAGCTAAATTATGCCGTGATATGGCGCGTGAAATCGGCTTAAAGTTATTCCCTAAGAGTGAAGATTTTTGCTCGCCCACTGTCAGCGCGTTCTATGTTCCTAAAAAATTTACTTGGCCTGAATTTAATTATTTACTGCGCAAAAAAGGTCTAGCAGTCGGAGGCAATTACGGCAAATTATCCGGGCAAGTCTTCAGAGTCGGCCATATGGGAAGTCAGGCAAATATCGAACTCGTTAAATCAGGAATGAATATAATTCGCGAAGTAATAAAATAA